The Lacrimispora xylanolytica genome has a segment encoding these proteins:
- a CDS encoding putative ABC transporter permease, which yields MKIMKTLTKIDIKQLPINFCKCGVTGWCLEVIFTSTESILRHDWRLMGQTSLLMFPIYGLGALLGPIGGIIDQWVSPGQRLSAKPADLAIRHGFLYMVLIFVAEYIAGTFLRSTGMCPWDYTGRNTNIDGLIRLDFAPLWFFTGLLFEQITKKRGR from the coding sequence ATGAAGATTATGAAGACACTAACAAAAATCGATATTAAACAATTACCCATCAACTTCTGCAAATGCGGAGTGACAGGCTGGTGCCTGGAGGTTATTTTTACCTCGACGGAATCTATATTACGCCATGACTGGCGGCTCATGGGGCAGACTTCTCTGTTAATGTTCCCAATTTATGGCTTAGGAGCACTTCTCGGGCCAATTGGAGGTATCATTGACCAGTGGGTGAGCCCGGGGCAGAGACTTTCTGCAAAGCCTGCAGATCTGGCGATCCGGCATGGATTCCTTTATATGGTTCTTATTTTTGTGGCGGAATATATCGCAGGGACATTTTTAAGGAGCACTGGAATGTGTCCATGGGATTATACAGGACGAAACACCAATATTGACGGTCTGATCCGCCTGGATTTTGCACCGCTGTGGTTTTTCACAGGACTGTTGTTTGAACAAATCACAAAAAAGAGAGGGAGGTAG
- a CDS encoding lysophospholipid acyltransferase family protein: protein MIRFILVAATVILFLIFSIPVILFEWMTGKKNPRLRDEQSIAVVRGVFKALLFMAGVKVTVNGKENIPTDRAVLYVGNHRSYFDILVGYVTVPGLMGFVAKKEMEKIPLLSTWMKYVNCLFLDRKNVKEGLKTILTGIEQVKHGVSVWIFPEGTRNKNEDPTELLSFKEGSLKIAEKSGCPVIPVAMTGTAEVFEQHLPFIRPSKVTITFGKPIYLKELEPELRKFPGAYAEKRIKDMIREQLGQDSSQESSYNG, encoded by the coding sequence ATGATACGTTTTATTTTAGTAGCAGCAACAGTCATATTATTTTTGATTTTCAGTATTCCGGTAATCCTTTTTGAGTGGATGACAGGAAAGAAGAATCCCCGCTTAAGAGATGAGCAGAGTATTGCAGTGGTGCGGGGAGTTTTTAAAGCACTTCTCTTTATGGCAGGTGTGAAGGTTACTGTTAATGGAAAAGAAAATATTCCAACGGACCGTGCCGTTCTCTATGTGGGAAATCACAGAAGTTATTTTGATATTCTGGTAGGCTATGTAACGGTTCCGGGCCTTATGGGTTTTGTAGCTAAAAAGGAGATGGAAAAAATACCGCTCCTCTCAACCTGGATGAAGTATGTGAACTGCTTATTTCTTGACCGGAAGAATGTGAAGGAGGGCTTAAAAACCATTCTCACAGGAATCGAACAAGTGAAACATGGTGTATCGGTATGGATTTTTCCCGAAGGAACCAGAAATAAAAATGAAGATCCCACGGAACTTCTGTCCTTTAAGGAAGGAAGTCTTAAAATAGCTGAGAAAAGCGGCTGTCCAGTGATCCCCGTAGCAATGACCGGAACTGCGGAGGTTTTTGAACAGCACCTTCCTTTTATCCGGCCGTCTAAGGTGACCATTACCTTTGGAAAACCAATCTATTTAAAGGAGCTGGAGCCTGAGCTTCGTAAGTTTCCGGGAGCCTATGCGGAAAAACGAATTAAGGATATGATAAGGGAACAGTTGGGACAAGATAGCAGCCAGGAATCATCATACAACGGATAA